The region GCAAGGTACTCTCATGAAGGGCCCCAATAGATCGAATGGTTTTTTCGGTGTCGTCTGAAGTGTACAGGAGGCGGGATTGGCTGTCATCTTTTTTTGGGGTGGTGCGGAGAATGGGAATGTGCCGCATGGTCCGGGCGGGCCGTGTCAGGTCCGTTGCTTGTCGCGACGGGCACACGAATCCGCCTGCGGCGGAATCGCGTGGCACGATCTGGGTTGTCCTTTGGTGATTGGCGTGGCCTGTGCCGGGGCATGCCCCTTCACCCACAAGCTGTTGGCCGCCTGAGGCGGCCCGCGTGTGGGTGGCACACGTGGTTCACTTTGTTGGTGCCGGGTTGCGGATGGTCGTGCTAGTATTTGGGTTCCTTTCATCACCCCTTTTGGTTTCAGGAGACCTTGTCATGAAGTGGCCTACTTTGTTTGTCGTTCTCGTTGCCGCATTGGTTCTGCTTGGAAACGCCGTGGCGGCGTCTGCGGCGGTAATGTCGGCGGAAGACCTGGCCGCGCTTCGTCTACCGGATGTGCGGATTGAGTCGGCGGTGCATGAGGCGGGATCGCCGGAGCCGGGCAAGGTGCGGGTGGGGCATGTGAAGGTGGACGGCGTGATTGGTAAGGCGATCCGCTTCGAGGTGCTGCTGCCCGATGCCTGGAACGGGCGCTTCGCGATGGGTGGCGGCGGCGGGCTGGTGGGATCGGTGCAGAATTCGGTTCGCGGCTCGGTGAACGACGGCTACGCGACGGCGGGCACGGACACGGGGCATCAGGCGGGCGGCACGGATGGAAGCTGGGCCCTGAACGACCTGGAGGCCTTTGTGAATTTTGGCCACGCGGCGATTCACCGAACCGCGGAGGTGTCGAAGGCGATTATCCGGGCGTATTACGGGCAGGACATCAACAAGTCCTACTTTGTGGGCTGTTCGCGCGGGGGCGGGCAGGCGCTGATGGAGGCGCAGCGCTATCCGGAGGATTTCGACGGGATTGTGTCGGGCGCGCCGGCCTTCAACTGGACGGGCTTCGCGGCGATGGGTATCAATCTGGCCCAGACTTTTTATCCCGATCCGAAGAAACTGACGGAGACGGTGCTGACGCAGGCCGATCTGGATCGCCTCGCGAAGGAGGTGCTGCAGCAGACCGACGCGCAGGACGGACTGAAGGATGGGATTATCGACAATCCGGCGGCGGCGAAATTCGATCTGGCGCAGGTGCCGAATCTTACGGATGCGCAGCGCAAAGCGATTTCGGTGGTGTATGAGGGCGTGAAGAATCAGGACGGCCCGATTTATCCGGGATTTCCGATTGGGGCGGAAGGCGGTCCCGGAGGCTGGTTCAACTGGCTTGTGGGGCCGACGGAGAATGGCGTTAATCTGAGTTTCGCCTTCAGCACGAATATCTACAAATATTTCTTCTTTCACAATGCGGACTGGGACTACTCCACCTACGACTTCGCCACGTGGAAGAAGGATACCCACCTGGGCGGGACCGTGTTGAACGCGCTGGATCCCGATCTCGGCCCGATGAACGCACGGGGCGGCAAGCTGATCATCTGGCATGGCTGGTCGGATGCGGCCCTGCCCGCGGGGGAGACGGTCAAGTACTACGAGTCGGTGCTCGCGAAGGACCCGAATGCGGCAAATTATGCGCGGCTGTTCATGGTGCCGGGCTGTTACCATTGCGGCGGCGGGCCGGGAATCTCGGGTGTGGACTGGCTGGGCGAGATTGTGAAGTGGGTCGAGGAGGGCATCGCGCCGGATGTGATCATCGCGACGAAGTCGGGCGACGGGATCGATCCGGCGAAGTCGCGTCCCCTGTTTCCCTATCCCGCGTGGGCGAAATACGATGGCGAGGGGGATGGGAATCTGGCGGAGAACTTTGTGGCCGTTGACAAGTGATCCGCCACAGGCGGAACAGTTGACAGCGGGCGCGGTTGACGCTTTGATTGCGACCGAAATGTGTGATTCGAATAGTTGACATCGTCATTCTATCGTTTCAGTCGGCCAACGATAACACGAGGCACTTGTCATGGCTTATATGACAACGACACATGACTATCGCGGTTACGTGTTTATAATCACATGCGCGCCAGAAGACCCGGCCTATGTCGTGGACTTCAGCGACATTCCCGACATAATAACCAGCGGTCAAACGCTACCTGAAGCTTTTCACCACGCTTGCGAGGCCCTCGATCTTCATCTGGAGAGCCTTCAGAAACTGGGTATACCATTTCCGTCGCGGAAGCATCGGGTATTTGTTGAATCCGCTTTTTGAGGTGAGAGCTCATGGGTCAGCATAGGGACTGACGCGGACCGGTTTACCACGGTAGCGGAAGGTGCTGATGAATTGAAGAGTCCCGTATCCGAGCGATATTGGACACGAAGTCCGTGGCTGTCCCGTCGTGGCCCGAGCGCGCTGGGTCAATCACAAACGCCCGTATTCAGGGGCAGTGTCTCGGAGCGCGCGCCTCTTGATGTTTTCCGTGTGCCTCCCTGACGACGGGACAGCCACGCGCGTTGACGTGGTTGCCGTTTTCGGCGATCAAGATTAGGGGCGAGTATCCGGCGCTCGCCGAGCGTGCACTTGCGCGCGTCAGTCCCTCTCCGGCGTCGAATTTTTTTTCATAGTGGATTGTGCTGGAACATCACCGACGCGTAGCACTGCACGGGGCTCAGCGTGACCGAAACGCGATTGTTGTCGAGGGGCGTGATGGTTGCCGTTACTTCCGGTTCCGGAGAGATGATCCGATGGGTCAGGGGCATGTTGCGCAGCGGCTCGGGGAGCGTAATCTCGAAGGTGACGGGCTCGGTGGGAGTCACCGTGTCGGTATCGAGATCGATGTTGAGGTTGTTGATGTCGATGAAGAGCGCCTTCGTTTCGGGGTTGTAGTGGGGTGTGATGCCGGTGGTGGCCGGTATACCCGCAGCGGTGATCATGGGGATGGCTTCGGGCCCGCGGGCCGCGCGCAGGTGCTCGGCCAACGCGGGCAGACGCGTGGCGCGCTCTTCGTGTTTCAGATAGTAATCCATGCCGGGATTTCCTTCGGCAGCCACCACGTGATCGCAGGCGAGCTGGGCCTGCAGCGGGCCGCGATGGTGTCGCGCGAAGTTGCCGGACTCGCCGTCGCGGATGCCGCTTTCGCCCGTGATCAGCATGCGCCCGCCCGCGTCGAGCCACGGCTTCAACGTGGCGATGGCAGATTCATCGATGACGGAGGCATTGGGCACGATGAGAAGGTCGAGGCCGGCGAGGGTTTCGGCATTGAGTTGCCATTCGGGCACGGGGACATAAGGCTCGTGGATATCATGCAGCGCGGTCGCCCAGCCGTAGTAGCCGAACTGGTGGGGGCGCGCGTTGAAATCGATGAAGCCGCCGGGGGCCATGAAGGCGAGGAGGGACGACGACGAGTAATAGAGGCCCGTGCGCGCGATGGGTCGACGCTGGCCGAAGTGCTTGCGGGCCTCGCCGACGAAGGCGAAGAAGTCGGCATAGGCCTGGGGATCGCCGAGGACGCGGGGCAGGCTGGGGTAGGCCATGGGCAGGGCGTTGGCCGCGAGCATTTCATAGGCCATGACGCGCGTGAGGTTTGGGTTGCGCCCGTACGGGTCGTATTTGCCTTCGAGGTAGGGCCAGACGTTAACCGTGTTGCTGCGTGCGTGGACGGCGGCGAGGCGATAGCGCACGGCGTGGCGGCCGAGGGGCGGAAGCATGAGGCCGCGGGTTCCGGCATCCAGGGCGTGGCCTGCGGAAGATTCCGTGCTCACCATGTCGAGTTCGCCGCGCACCCAGCCCAGGCTAAGCGCGGGGATATCGTTGCCCGCGAGGAGGAACTCGGGCTTGCCGAAGGCTTTCGCGGCGGCGTGGACCCGCTGATCGTAGGCTTCCAGCGCGCGGGTGCCTTGCTGGCGCTTGAAGATGACATAGGCGTGCCACAGATCGTGATCGAGCCAGCGCGGGTCGATCCATTTCGGGTCGTGGAGGTTCGTGGGATCGCCGCTCCAGGCCTGAAGCTGATCGCGAAGCGCCTTGCGGACGTCGAAGGTGGCGAGATCGGTCACGCCCATGCGCGCGAGGGCCTCGGCGTCGAAATGCCCCTTCAGGTAATCGCGAAAGAGTGCCACGGACCACTCGCCAAAGCCGCGCTCCACCGGGCGAATGCCGAAGCTGTCCCAGGGGCTGAAGTTGTCGCTCCACATGCCGTCCGCGCCGTTCTTCGCGGCATACCGCACGGCGGCTTCGTCCAGATCGAGCCAGTGGGGACAGGCGCTGTCCTTGTGCATGTAGAAGAGACTTACATATTGATCCTTGAGCTTGATGAGGCCGGTGTGGGGGCCCTTTTTCTGAACTTCCTTGGAGGCGGGCTCTATCTCAAAGGAGAGTTCGCCGAGAATGTTCTTCGAACAGCCCGCGTCGAAGGCGCGGTGATTCAGGGGGTTGGCGGGGTCACCGTTGTAGCCCGTGGCGATGGCGCCATCGGGGTAGCGCATGGGCGGCCCGCCGAATTCCGGGTGGGTGCGCGTCCAGGGGCGCGCTTCGGGCAGATCATCAAACCAGCAGTGGGCTCCGGCCCAATAGATGGGATCGCCCTTGTAATTTGCCCAGGACCAGTGGCTCGACGAGGCGCGGGGGAATTCCTTGTTCAGCTCCGAATCGGGTATGGACACGATTACACAATAGGACTGTCCGAAGGTCTCGAAATAGGTGATGGCCCGTCCGCCCAGATCGGCGATCTCGGTTATGGTGTGGGGATGGCCGAAGAGCTTCGTGCCCCAGAGTCCCCACGAAGGAGAATTAAGCCCGCCGTTGAAGACCACATCGGCATTGTAGGGCTTGAGGTCGGCGGGTTGGCCTTGGGCAATGCGGGGGAAGGAGGCCCACCAGGGGAGATCTTCGGCGAGAGCGAAAGGCGCGAGGGCGAGGAGGAGTGGGAGGGTGACGCGGGGGTACTGCATGGGTAGGGGTAATCCTTGAGGTAGGCAAACTACAACGGGGAAGAGTGTAGCAGGCCGTGGATGGGCGGAGGTAGGGGGGGGCTGGGACTGCCGACTTCCTGCACCGCCAGCGCCGGGGGCCTTGGCCGCGCGCACTCTTCCGTGAAGTCGAGTCTTCCGAAGAACCCATCTCCCATGCGATTCGCTAATCAAAACGTCGAGCGCGGCTAAATTGCGCCACACACTTCAAGTTACGAGGTGCATCGAAGTAGGCGTCTTCTTCTGTCCAGATGATCGGGTTGTCGTCCCGCCGCAAGCAGGGATGGCGGTGGAGTTCGCCTCCGGTGAATCTCCGACGGGTATTCGATCGAGGGCGCGCCGGGCTACCATTCCATCGCGCGCCGTTGTTCATCCGTGTCATGCTTGTTGCGAGCATGGTGCCACCACGCCGGGGTTAATCGGGCGTACCCCGGCGTGGTGTTGGTGATTATTCGACCTTTACGAGGGGCGGATTGGTCCAGGCGCCGGTGAGGGCTTCTTCTTTGGGCCAGTAGAGGCGCATGACGACGAGGAAGGGGCCTTGCGGTGCGGGGAGCCAGTTGTTCTCTTTTTCGGCCCCGGGGGAGTCGTGCTGCACGTACAGGGTGATTCCGCCGTCGCTGTCTTTGGTGAACTGGGGCAGCATGGGGGAGTTGAGGAGGTAGCGGTTGAGGGGGTTTGCGGAGAGGAGGCTTTCCGGCATGGTGTACAGGGTGAGGGACCAGAAGGCCTGGACGGGCGGTAGCTGGCCGGGGGCGAAGTGAAGGGTGTAGCGGTGGGCGCCGTCCAGTTTGGCGCCGTCGGCGTCGACCGCATATATGGGGTACATGGCCTCCTGCCTGGAGTTGCCGTAGATGCCGAGCACGGCGGCGGCCATGCGGTACAGGTAGTTGTTCTTCAGGAATTCCCGTGTGCCGAACATGTCGCCGGAGGTGACTTCTCTGGCGTCGATCTTTTTCTGTAAAGCGGCGAGTTCGGCCCAGGCGTCGGCCATGCCCTGCTCCAGGGCGGTTTTGATTTCGGGGGCGAGCTTTTCCACGTCGATGGATTTTCCGGCGCCGACGCCGATCCGGGCGAAGCGCTTCATGAGGTCCTTTTCCGAATCGACGGTGGGGCAGAACTTGAGGACAAAGTTGAGAATGTTGAAGACCTCGACGGAGGTCTTCTGGGTATCGGGGGTAAGCGGCTGGATGAAATCAATCGCCGGCGCCGCTTTGGGCGCGGGTTTACCCAGAAACTCGGAGAGGGGCTGAATCTTGTAGCCCGCCTGAACTTTTTTTACGTTTTCGATGTCGTCGGGCCGGAAGAGCTGGGTGCGGTAAGCGGCGAGGAGCAGTTCGGTTTCGGAGCGGATAACTTTAGTAATGCCTTCCGGGGTCTTGTCTTTCCAGCCTGGCCCCGCGACGAGAAAGTTGCCGCCGTCGTTTCCGGTGGTGCGGCTGCCGATGTAGTCGAAGTTGTGGGTGTAGGCGTCGATGAGCTGTATGCTGAAATACCGTTCCTTCTCGACGGGCGGCACCGTCAGCACGACGGGTTCAGCGCGAAGGTCCATTCCCAGGAAGGAGTAGGGCGTGTCGGAATTCGGAGTCTGCACGGCTTTGTCTTCGGGAGTGAAGACGCGGGCGAAACTTCGGATGGTGTTCCAGTCGGCTTTGAATTCGGGGTTGTTCTTGTCGATGAAGTAGGCATGTTGTATGCGGTAGCTGTCCACCATAGGGTAGCCATAGATATAGGCTTCTTTCGCAATTTCGCGGACCTCTTCCGGGCCTGGGCCGGCGGCGCGTGCGGGCAGCAGGGCGGCTCCGGTTGCGAACACAAGAAGTCCACGAATGACCAATTGCAACGCCGTGCTTTTCATATTATTTTCCTCTCTTTCTGCTCGTCGCGAGGGCAGGATGCCGACGGCGATGCGGCCGTGTGTGGGCCGAATTGCCCGAGGTTACCCCCCTCATATCCACCGACAGTGTTGGAAAACGGTAACGAACCAGTCCCCCGTGGGCTGTGTCACCTTTGAAGAGAATATCCCGGGACTATCCATAATGCAAGTGGGTCGGACTGCTACACCGGTGCATCCGGTCGTGCACCGGGTGGGCGAGGCCGGTGCGTGCTGTTTTCGTGTTTTCGCGCGATCCGGTTCGGCTATGATGGAGCGACCGGCGCGGAACGAGCCGCCGGGTTACATTTGGAGTTAGTCCATGATAAACCGTAGAGAATTCATGAAGGCGGGAGCGATGGCGGGTGCGCTGTCGTTGCTTGCGAGCGAGGACGCGATGGCCGCACGGAGTGTTGAGGAGTTCAGGGCCTATCAGGCGGAGCGGCGGGCCGAGTTGTGGTCGCTGCTGGGTGAATTGCCGGAGAAGAAGGCGCCGGTGGCGACGTTGAAGAAGGTGGAGCAGCATCCGGGCTTTACGCTGGAGCATCTGGATCTGGAGTTGAACGGCATCCAAACGGTGCCGGCATTGCTCTTGATTCCGGACAAGCGGGCCGAGAAAGCGCCGGGGCTGATGTATCACCATTGGCACGGCGGCGATTACTTTGTGGGCAAGCAGGAGCTGCTGACGGGCACGCGTGCGATGCAGGCTTATGCGCCGGTGTATGCGGAGAAGGGTATCGTGACGCTGGCGATCGACAGTTGGTGTTTTGGCGAGCGCGCGCCCTATCCGGAAAATGGCGGCAATGGGGAGTGCGACACCTTCAAGGAAATGCTGTGGAAGGGACGGGTGCTCTACGGGATGATGATGTTCGATGAGTGGCAGGCCTTGAACTATCTGTGCACGCGGCCCGAGGTGGACACGTCGCGGATTGGCTCTTTCGGGATTTCGATGGGTTCCACGAAGTCGTGGTGGCTGGCCGCGCTGGACGAGCGGATCACGTGCTGCATGGATCTTTGCTGTCTGACGGACTATGAGGCGTTGATCGCGAACAAGGGCCTGGCGCGGCACGGAATTTACTACTATGTGCCATCGCTCTTGAAACACTTTCAGACGGCGGAGATCAATGAATTGATCGTGCCGCGTCGCCGCTTGAGCTTGAACGGGCGCTATGATGGGTTGACGCCGCCGGAGGGTGTGGAGAAGGTGCGGGATTATCTTGCGCCGCTCTACGCGCAGTACGGCAAGGCGGAGGACTGTCGGATCGAGCTGTTTGAGTGCAAGCACGAGGAGTTGCCGGAGATGCGTGCGATCATTTTGGAATGGGTTGATCAATTGACAATGGACAATTGACAATTGACAACGAACAACTAACAACGAACAACGGGGCGTGGGTTTTGGGGTGCTTGTTTGACAGATAGGACGGATTCGACCGATAGGACCGATGGGATACAACAGTTGCATTTGAGTGATCGGCATTCGTTGTCCATTGTCCATTGTCAATTGTCAACTGCCAAGGGTGATGGGGTAGAATTGTCTTGGGAGGTCTTGCAGGCAAGCCTCCTTATTGAAGCGCGTTTTTGCGCGTACGATTCTGACCAACCGCACTTCCGTGAGCAGCCGCAGCGTCCTTCATTTTCGCGCGCCTCGGGAAGCGCCGTTGTTCGTATAGCATCATCACGGATTTCTCTCCATGAAACGAGACCATAACCTCCTTTTCGGAGTATTCGCGGTTCAGCTCAACAAGGTCTCGCCGGCCCAGTTGATGGACGCGGCGGGTGCGTGGGCCACGGATCCGAGCCGGGACATTCCCACGCGTCTTGTGGAGTCGAACGCGCTGGAGAGCAAGGACCGCGAGCTGCTGGAGCGGCTGGTGAGCGAGGCGGTGGCGGCGCACAACGGGGACAGCGCGGCGGCGCTGGAGTCTTTCGGGGGCGAGGACAGCATCCGTGATTCCTTTCTTGGCACCATTCGCCTGACCGATTCCGGCACGGTGGAGCTTTCGTCGGCTCCCGAGGTGACTATCCCCCTGAAGCACGAGAAGCCGGACGAGGTTCCGGGGGTGATCGAGAACTCGGGGCGTTATACGCACCAGAGCGAGCACGCGCGGGGCGGCATGGGGCGCATCCTGATGGTGCACGACGAATACCTGGGCCGGGACATTGCGCTGAAGGAGCTGCTGCCCCACATGGGCTCTTCGGGCGGGGGCGAGTCGGCGGAACCGGGCACGGCGGCCGTGCCGAGTGCGCCGAGTCCGGTGCGTTTTTCGGGCGCGGTGATCGCGCGCTTTCTGCAGGAGGCGCGGATCACGGGGCAATTGGAGCACCCTTCGATTGTGCCGGTGTATGAGCTGGGCCACCGCAAAGACGGCGCGCTGTATTACACGATGAAGCTGGTGCGTGGGAAGAGTCTTTCGAAGGCGATCCGCGAGGCCGGTTCCCTGCGCGAGCGGCTGATGCTGCTGCCGCACTTCATCGACTTGTGCAACGCTATCGCCTATGCCCACAGCCGGCATGTGGTGCATCGCGACATCAAGCCGGCGAACGTGATGGTGGGCGAGTTCGGCGAAACGGTGGTGCTGGACTGGGGTCTGGCGAAGGCGCGCCGGGGTCACGACGCCCACGCGGATGTAATCGAGAAATCGATCATGTCGATGAACCTCGGTTCCGCGGCGAGTTCGGCGAAAACGAACTATGGCCAGTTGATCGGGACGCCGGCGTACATGCCGCCGGAGCAGGCGCTTGGGCACACGGATCAGATCGACGAGCGGTCGGACATCTACAGTCTTGGCGTGGTGCTGTACGAGATTCTCACGGGCCGGCTGCCCTTCAAGAAGAAAACGATCAAGGAACTGATCAGTTCGGTAATTTATGAAGAGCCGATGGGGATCCTGAAGGTGGAGCCCCGGGTGCCGCTGGAGCTGGCGGCGATTTGCGAGCGGGCAATGCGCAAGAGCCCGAACGAGCGCTATAACACGGCGAAGGAGCTGGCGGACGACGTGACGCGCTTCCAGTCGGGCGCGCTGGTGGACGCCTACGTCTATTCGGTGAAGGATATTTTTTCGCGCTTTCTCCAGCGCTACCGGTCCGCCATCTTTGTGGCGGCGGGGGCCTTTGTGCTGTTGCTGGCACTTTCGGGCGTGTATATCTATCAGATCACTCACGCGCGCAACGAAGCCATCGAGGAGCGGCGCGCGGCGAATGAAGAGCGTGACCACGCGCGCAAGGCGGAGGCGGAGGCGCAGAAGCAGCGAGAGGCGGTGGAGCAGGAGCGGAACGAGGCGGAGCGTCAGCGGCGCATCGCGGAAATTCAGTCGTACTATTCGAGCATTCAGCTCGCGAGCAGTAAGAT is a window of Candidatus Hydrogenedentota bacterium DNA encoding:
- a CDS encoding tannase/feruloyl esterase family alpha/beta hydrolase → MKWPTLFVVLVAALVLLGNAVAASAAVMSAEDLAALRLPDVRIESAVHEAGSPEPGKVRVGHVKVDGVIGKAIRFEVLLPDAWNGRFAMGGGGGLVGSVQNSVRGSVNDGYATAGTDTGHQAGGTDGSWALNDLEAFVNFGHAAIHRTAEVSKAIIRAYYGQDINKSYFVGCSRGGGQALMEAQRYPEDFDGIVSGAPAFNWTGFAAMGINLAQTFYPDPKKLTETVLTQADLDRLAKEVLQQTDAQDGLKDGIIDNPAAAKFDLAQVPNLTDAQRKAISVVYEGVKNQDGPIYPGFPIGAEGGPGGWFNWLVGPTENGVNLSFAFSTNIYKYFFFHNADWDYSTYDFATWKKDTHLGGTVLNALDPDLGPMNARGGKLIIWHGWSDAALPAGETVKYYESVLAKDPNAANYARLFMVPGCYHCGGGPGISGVDWLGEIVKWVEEGIAPDVIIATKSGDGIDPAKSRPLFPYPAWAKYDGEGDGNLAENFVAVDK
- a CDS encoding type II toxin-antitoxin system HicB family antitoxin translates to MAYMTTTHDYRGYVFIITCAPEDPAYVVDFSDIPDIITSGQTLPEAFHHACEALDLHLESLQKLGIPFPSRKHRVFVESAF
- a CDS encoding DUF1254 domain-containing protein; the protein is MKSTALQLVIRGLLVFATGAALLPARAAGPGPEEVREIAKEAYIYGYPMVDSYRIQHAYFIDKNNPEFKADWNTIRSFARVFTPEDKAVQTPNSDTPYSFLGMDLRAEPVVLTVPPVEKERYFSIQLIDAYTHNFDYIGSRTTGNDGGNFLVAGPGWKDKTPEGITKVIRSETELLLAAYRTQLFRPDDIENVKKVQAGYKIQPLSEFLGKPAPKAAPAIDFIQPLTPDTQKTSVEVFNILNFVLKFCPTVDSEKDLMKRFARIGVGAGKSIDVEKLAPEIKTALEQGMADAWAELAALQKKIDAREVTSGDMFGTREFLKNNYLYRMAAAVLGIYGNSRQEAMYPIYAVDADGAKLDGAHRYTLHFAPGQLPPVQAFWSLTLYTMPESLLSANPLNRYLLNSPMLPQFTKDSDGGITLYVQHDSPGAEKENNWLPAPQGPFLVVMRLYWPKEEALTGAWTNPPLVKVE
- a CDS encoding twin-arginine translocation signal domain-containing protein, with amino-acid sequence MINRREFMKAGAMAGALSLLASEDAMAARSVEEFRAYQAERRAELWSLLGELPEKKAPVATLKKVEQHPGFTLEHLDLELNGIQTVPALLLIPDKRAEKAPGLMYHHWHGGDYFVGKQELLTGTRAMQAYAPVYAEKGIVTLAIDSWCFGERAPYPENGGNGECDTFKEMLWKGRVLYGMMMFDEWQALNYLCTRPEVDTSRIGSFGISMGSTKSWWLAALDERITCCMDLCCLTDYEALIANKGLARHGIYYYVPSLLKHFQTAEINELIVPRRRLSLNGRYDGLTPPEGVEKVRDYLAPLYAQYGKAEDCRIELFECKHEELPEMRAIILEWVDQLTMDN